From Staphylococcus sp. IVB6214:
ATCGGCACAAGCAGTTTGATTTATCGAAAAAGGAGCGGTTTTGTATTGAAAATTCGATAAAAACAACCAATGAAAAAAATCTCGAAAACAAACGTATCTTACTTGTAGATGACATTTACACAACAGGTAAAACTGCGCATAATGCTGCTATTAAGCTATTTTCAGCAAAAGTCAGAAAATTAGATATGTTAACGTTTGCACGATAGCATAAACATGTTAAAATATAAGTAAGAAATATAATAAAAAGAGGTTGAAAGGAGCGAGCACTATGATTAAATTTGAAATTCATGGGGACAACCTCACAATCACAGATGCTATGAGAGATTACATTGAGGAGAAAATCGGTAAACTTGAACGTTACTTCACAAATGTACCGAATGCAACAGCACATGTAAAAGTGAAAACGTATCAAAACAATGGTACAAAGATTGAAGTGACAATTCCGCTCAAAAATGTAACACTCCGTGCCGAAGAACGTCATGATGACTTATATGCGGGCGTTGATTTAATTACTAACAAATTAGAGCGTCAAGTGCGCAAATATAAAACACGTGTCAACCGTAAACACCGTGATCGTGGTAGCGAAGAAGATATCTTCGTAGATGCACAACCAACGCAACCAGAGGTAGAAGAAGCAACAGATTCTGATATCGAAATCATTCGTTCTAAAACGTTCCACTTAAAACCAATGGATCCAGAAGAAGCCGTATTACAAATGAACCTTTTAGGACATGACTTCTTCGTTTTCAATGACCGTGACACTGACGGAACAAGCATTGTTTACCGTCGTAAGAATGGTAAGTACGGTTTAATCGAAACTGAATAGTGAAACAATCGTAACTATACGTATTGTATACAGAAAGAGTCAGGGCGCGTACCGTACCTTGGCTCTTTGTTTTTGAGTATTGGAATGGATAGGACAAATGCATCGAGTATGTAGTAAACATACATATCATGCTATAATGGTAATTTGTAAAGGTATATTGATATAAATGTATACTAAATAATGTTATGATGAGTTGTTGTAAGCGACAGAGTTTTAAGCTAAA
This genomic window contains:
- the raiA gene encoding ribosome-associated translation inhibitor RaiA, which encodes MIKFEIHGDNLTITDAMRDYIEEKIGKLERYFTNVPNATAHVKVKTYQNNGTKIEVTIPLKNVTLRAEERHDDLYAGVDLITNKLERQVRKYKTRVNRKHRDRGSEEDIFVDAQPTQPEVEEATDSDIEIIRSKTFHLKPMDPEEAVLQMNLLGHDFFVFNDRDTDGTSIVYRRKNGKYGLIETE